A region from the Caloenas nicobarica isolate bCalNic1 chromosome 11, bCalNic1.hap1, whole genome shotgun sequence genome encodes:
- the LOC135993202 gene encoding LOW QUALITY PROTEIN: actin-1-like (The sequence of the model RefSeq protein was modified relative to this genomic sequence to represent the inferred CDS: inserted 1 base in 1 codon; deleted 1 base in 1 codon): MGAKPVERYKALWAVVIDMGMGHTRSRLAGDKQLRLVVPSQAGDSPIFTHGAVTDWDRLEELWHRVLYQELGACPEEVAVLATDALLSPNANKEKVAKLFFQGFAVPAMLVLAHSLLVAXLLGSGASTSYVVGVWDSYVLPHATFYLDVA; the protein is encoded by the exons ATGGGGGCCAAGCCAGTTGAGAGGTACAAGGCTTTGTGGGCGGTTGTCATTGACATGGGGATGGGCCACACCAGGAGcaggctggctggggacaagcagCTGCGGTTGGTGGTGCCCAGCCAGGCAGGGGACAGCCCCATCTTCACCCATGGCGCGGTCACCGACTGGGACAGGTTGGAGGAGCTGTGGCACCGTGTCCTCTACCAGGAGCTGGGGGCCTGCCCCGAGGAGGTGGCAGTGCTGGCCACAGatgccctgctgtcccccaatGCCAAT AAGGAGAAGGTGGCCAAGCTATTCTTCCAGGGCTTCGCCGTGCCGGCCATGCTGGTGCTGGCCCACTCCTTGCTCGTTG GGCTCCTGGGCTCCGGTGCCAGCACCTCCTACGTGGTGGGGGTGTGGGACAGCTACGTGCTGCCCCATGCCACCTTCTACCTGGACGTGGCCTGA